One Paraglaciecola mesophila genomic region harbors:
- a CDS encoding septal ring lytic transglycosylase RlpA family protein, whose protein sequence is MLIKSTILTLLLVCIAACTSSSNPNYGRYSQHKDSAPKAIKDGIKFDDAEPMYEPYALANLRSYSVLGKHYTPLKTGKGYSATGGASWYGQKFHGHLTSNGETYDMYAMTAAHKTLPLPSYVKVTNLKNGREAIVRVNDRGPFHDNRIIDLSYAAAMKLGMLSTGTTQVKLEVIHIDETGTQTVGNGISVPPAPLKNDSVTNDKVQIASAPKVPALGTTTEVATSGTVRPPTTIGLPSANVQQDPVFIQIAALTNNQRIHKIGNALASLYQVPFVAPLEEGLYRLRLGPFDSDKQANGILEQLRTTGYGDAYKFYPMN, encoded by the coding sequence ATGCTAATTAAGTCAACTATTTTAACGCTATTGCTGGTTTGCATTGCTGCCTGTACCAGTTCGTCAAACCCAAATTACGGGCGCTACAGCCAGCATAAAGACTCAGCCCCGAAGGCAATAAAAGACGGGATCAAATTTGATGACGCTGAGCCGATGTACGAACCCTACGCCCTAGCCAATTTGCGTAGCTATTCGGTTTTAGGGAAGCACTATACACCATTGAAAACCGGTAAAGGTTATTCCGCTACGGGGGGAGCATCATGGTACGGTCAAAAGTTTCATGGTCATCTCACATCAAATGGTGAAACATACGACATGTACGCCATGACCGCGGCGCACAAAACATTACCCCTGCCTTCCTATGTAAAAGTCACCAATTTAAAGAACGGACGGGAAGCCATAGTAAGGGTTAATGATCGTGGCCCTTTTCATGACAACCGCATTATCGACTTATCCTATGCGGCCGCCATGAAACTTGGGATGCTAAGCACAGGTACAACCCAAGTTAAATTAGAGGTCATTCACATTGATGAGACGGGTACGCAAACGGTAGGCAATGGCATATCTGTCCCTCCTGCCCCCCTCAAGAACGATTCAGTGACAAATGACAAGGTGCAAATCGCATCAGCACCGAAAGTCCCTGCATTAGGCACAACCACCGAAGTAGCGACTTCTGGTACTGTCCGTCCTCCAACAACCATCGGATTACCGTCTGCCAATGTACAACAAGATCCCGTTTTTATTCAGATTGCCGCGCTGACCAATAACCAACGAATTCATAAAATTGGAAATGCATTGGCGAGTCTTTATCAAGTACCGTTTGTCGCTCCGTTAGAGGAAGGCTTATATCGTTTGCGTTTAGGCCCGTTTGATTCTGACAAACAAGCAAACGGAATATTGGAACAATTACGTACCACAGGGTATGGCGACGCCTACAAGTTTTATCCCATGAATTAG
- a CDS encoding GGDEF domain-containing protein — MLRFWFKEFPQYPCDHTDYWRTRLISYALLVTTSYFLLLTIINIVTFSNFSLALLDGTGLLFSLGIFAWFRATGNVTVASWAVTIMVTALILLFVTSAKGYSHSLYWATLVPPFAFFLLGRKFGTAVSTFTFFICVLVVYKQMETQQPGYFAFGSLLNVIEVSVAHILLFRFYEQARSSAYNTLAIRNTEILQLAETDKLTGLFNREKLESTLITLLSKVDEQHPLSVMLLDVDHFKKINDQYGHFEGDKVLRVLAKKLQELMREEDVVARWGGEEFVVLCATTSLEKAMQLAQRIREDIAKQVISGHALTISVGVAQYVPSDSLDSLLGRADVGLYQAKNNGRNSVIAA, encoded by the coding sequence ATGCTGAGATTTTGGTTTAAAGAGTTCCCTCAATATCCTTGTGACCATACGGATTATTGGCGTACGCGCTTAATTTCCTATGCGCTGCTTGTGACGACGAGTTATTTCTTGCTCCTTACCATCATTAATATTGTGACGTTCAGTAATTTTTCCTTAGCCTTGTTAGATGGCACTGGGCTGCTATTTTCACTAGGGATTTTTGCATGGTTTAGAGCAACAGGTAATGTAACGGTTGCCTCGTGGGCGGTGACTATCATGGTGACCGCGCTCATTTTGTTGTTTGTTACTTCCGCAAAGGGGTATTCTCACTCGCTTTATTGGGCAACCCTAGTCCCACCTTTTGCTTTTTTCTTATTGGGGCGAAAGTTTGGAACGGCGGTCAGTACCTTTACCTTTTTTATTTGTGTGCTTGTCGTTTATAAACAAATGGAAACGCAGCAGCCTGGGTATTTTGCATTTGGCTCACTACTGAATGTGATAGAGGTGAGCGTCGCGCATATACTGCTCTTTCGTTTCTATGAACAGGCTCGCTCGTCTGCTTACAACACATTGGCGATTAGAAACACTGAGATTTTACAATTGGCGGAGACGGATAAGTTAACTGGCTTATTCAACAGAGAAAAATTAGAAAGCACCTTGATAACTTTACTCTCAAAGGTCGATGAGCAGCACCCACTAAGTGTAATGTTATTGGATGTTGACCACTTCAAAAAAATTAACGATCAATATGGTCATTTTGAAGGTGACAAGGTGCTGCGAGTGCTAGCCAAAAAGCTGCAAGAACTCATGCGTGAAGAAGATGTGGTCGCTCGCTGGGGTGGAGAAGAGTTTGTTGTATTATGTGCTACCACATCACTTGAAAAAGCAATGCAGCTTGCACAGCGTATACGCGAAGACATTGCCAAGCAGGTTATCTCCGGTCATGCGCTAACGATAAGTGTAGGTGTGGCGCAATATGTACCTAGTGATTCCCTTGACTCTTTATTAGGTCGCGCTGACGTTGGCCTATATCAGGCGAAAAATAACGGCCGTAATAGCGTTATTGCCGCCTAA
- the ybeD gene encoding DUF493 family protein YbeD, protein MMQTQFDKLLDFPCQQTFKVMGVADEKLPDQVINCLQNHAPGDYSPSVKPSSKGNYHSLSISVRVTSKEHMETIYTELSKLELVRVVL, encoded by the coding sequence ATTATGCAAACTCAATTTGATAAATTACTCGATTTTCCCTGCCAGCAAACCTTTAAAGTAATGGGCGTTGCAGATGAAAAGCTACCTGATCAGGTAATAAATTGTTTACAAAACCATGCACCGGGTGATTATTCTCCCAGTGTTAAACCAAGCTCTAAAGGTAACTACCACTCGCTGTCAATCAGTGTACGAGTGACAAGTAAAGAGCATATGGAAACCATCTACACTGAGCTTTCTAAGCTTGAATTAGTGCGCGTGGTTCTTTAA
- the ansA gene encoding asparaginase: MKKQIYVAYTGGTIGMRPSSKGYVPAAGFLSDTIAKMPEFHRQEMPDFTINEYESLIDSADMSPKDWQQIADDIQQNYQDYDGFIILHGTDTMAYTASVLSFMLENLGKPVIVTGSQIPLAQLRSDGQENLLNALYLAANYPIPEVSLYFNNKLFRGNRSRKLDADGFDAFGSPNFPVLLKAGINIEVMAGKVTPISQQQLLVSNVTPQPVGVVSLYPGISAEVIRNILQQPVKALILLSYGVGNAPQNAALLNELKHANDNGILIVNCTQCLRGKVNMSGYANGNVLQDVGVLSGGDMTPEAALAKLHYLLSKTLSVSEMKKMMTSNLKGELSV; the protein is encoded by the coding sequence GTGAAAAAACAAATCTACGTTGCATATACCGGCGGTACGATTGGCATGCGCCCCTCTTCAAAGGGCTATGTACCAGCAGCAGGGTTCTTATCAGATACCATTGCTAAAATGCCTGAGTTTCATCGCCAAGAAATGCCTGACTTCACCATCAACGAATATGAAAGTTTGATTGATTCTGCAGATATGAGTCCCAAAGACTGGCAGCAAATTGCAGATGATATACAGCAAAATTACCAAGACTATGATGGGTTCATTATCCTGCACGGCACAGATACCATGGCGTATACAGCATCAGTGCTGTCGTTTATGTTAGAGAACTTAGGCAAGCCCGTGATTGTTACTGGCTCGCAAATACCCTTAGCGCAACTGCGCTCTGACGGCCAAGAAAATCTATTAAACGCCCTGTATTTAGCGGCTAACTACCCTATTCCCGAAGTTAGCTTGTATTTCAACAACAAGCTTTTTCGTGGCAATCGTAGTCGTAAGTTGGATGCCGATGGCTTCGACGCATTTGGCTCTCCTAACTTTCCCGTGTTGTTAAAAGCTGGCATTAACATCGAAGTGATGGCCGGTAAAGTGACGCCCATTAGTCAACAACAGCTATTGGTCAGCAATGTCACACCACAACCAGTTGGCGTGGTCAGTTTATACCCTGGGATCAGCGCTGAGGTTATCCGAAATATTCTACAGCAACCCGTGAAAGCATTGATTTTACTTAGTTATGGTGTGGGCAATGCACCTCAAAACGCTGCTTTGTTAAACGAACTTAAACACGCTAACGACAATGGTATTTTAATCGTTAACTGCACTCAATGCTTACGCGGCAAAGTCAATATGTCTGGTTATGCAAATGGTAACGTACTGCAAGACGTAGGCGTGTTATCAGGTGGCGATATGACCCCAGAAGCTGCATTAGCGAAACTACATTACTTATTGAGTAAAACACTAAGCGTGTCAGAAATGAAAAAAATGATGACCAGCAATCTAAAAGGCGAGCTTAGCGTGTAA
- a CDS encoding cupin domain-containing protein has translation MLRKLALKSTTITKGKVNTLLMICTMAVAVTLNPSYVSANPLAPTLSKEQVIEQLNLSHHFEGGYFRQTFKANHRDKVTTKRGERVTMTAIFYMLTDDNNIDHFHTKYSDGIEFYHMGAPITYHMIYPDGRYEKVVVGPDIQNGQQLQLPVPGGTYKAAELPSGAYGLVSEAVSPGWEKEDMIEVSQEELLEKFPQHKAIIKRLANKGAHYTNSIK, from the coding sequence ATGCTACGCAAACTCGCTTTGAAGAGCACAACAATCACTAAAGGCAAAGTGAACACCTTACTAATGATCTGCACTATGGCAGTAGCCGTTACACTTAACCCGAGTTACGTTAGCGCCAATCCTCTCGCGCCTACATTGAGCAAAGAACAGGTTATAGAGCAACTCAATTTATCTCATCATTTTGAAGGCGGTTACTTCCGTCAAACATTCAAAGCAAACCATAGAGACAAAGTAACAACAAAGCGTGGAGAGCGCGTCACAATGACGGCGATTTTCTACATGCTGACTGACGACAACAACATTGATCATTTTCACACCAAGTATTCAGACGGCATTGAGTTTTATCATATGGGAGCCCCGATTACCTACCACATGATATACCCTGATGGGCGTTACGAGAAAGTCGTCGTCGGCCCAGATATCCAAAACGGTCAGCAATTGCAACTCCCAGTACCTGGCGGCACATACAAAGCGGCTGAATTGCCCTCAGGCGCATACGGATTAGTCAGTGAAGCTGTGTCTCCAGGTTGGGAAAAAGAAGACATGATAGAGGTAAGCCAAGAGGAGCTTCTTGAAAAATTTCCTCAACATAAAGCGATAATAAAACGTTTGGCGAATAAGGGAGCCCATTATACCAATTCCATTAAATAA
- a CDS encoding dienelactone hydrolase family protein translates to MIIQSHQNTVSTPSGDMQTSIYRPIAQGTYPSIIFYSEIFQETAPITRSAKLLAGHGFVVLVPEVFHELNPMGTVLAYDDAGKDKGNADKFAKPLEQHDSDTQSMLNFIDTQPYCNGKVGSMGVCIGGHLAFRAALNPRIDGAFCLYPTDIHSNTLPCKQGNDSLSQCAKISAELCMIFGKQDPHVSREGRELINKTMQDHNLNYTWHELNAQHAFMRDEGERYDPALAIHCYQMAIQMFQRCLS, encoded by the coding sequence ATGATCATTCAATCTCATCAAAACACCGTCTCTACCCCTAGCGGCGATATGCAAACCTCGATTTATCGGCCTATCGCTCAGGGCACTTACCCAAGCATTATTTTTTATTCTGAAATATTTCAAGAAACCGCACCGATTACGCGCAGTGCAAAACTGCTCGCAGGCCATGGTTTTGTTGTGTTAGTGCCTGAGGTTTTTCATGAATTAAATCCCATGGGTACTGTACTTGCCTACGATGATGCAGGCAAAGATAAAGGCAACGCAGATAAATTTGCGAAGCCACTTGAGCAACACGACAGCGACACCCAAAGTATGCTTAACTTTATCGACACACAACCTTATTGTAACGGCAAAGTGGGCAGTATGGGTGTATGTATCGGCGGTCATCTCGCTTTTAGGGCGGCATTGAATCCAAGAATTGATGGAGCGTTTTGTTTATATCCAACAGACATTCACTCAAACACTTTGCCTTGTAAACAAGGTAATGATTCATTGAGCCAGTGCGCTAAGATCAGCGCTGAACTATGCATGATCTTTGGCAAACAAGATCCCCATGTCTCTCGCGAAGGCCGAGAGTTAATTAATAAGACAATGCAAGATCACAACCTCAACTACACCTGGCATGAGTTAAATGCCCAACACGCCTTTATGCGTGATGAAGGAGAAAGGTATGACCCTGCATTAGCCATTCATTGCTACCAAATGGCTATTCAAATGTTTCAACGCTGCCTCAGCTAA
- the lipA gene encoding lipoyl synthase: MSNARPQAGVKLRDDEKVKHIPITIMPTEKAEMLRKPDWIKIRLPRTTDRIDHIKKTLRKNNLHSVCEEASCPNLAECFNHGTATFMILGDICTRRCPFCDVAHGKPLPPSAEEPIKLAKTIAEMQLKYVVITSVDRDDLRDGGAQHFVDCINAIREHSPSTKIEVLVPDFRGRMDKALEILKNGVPDVFNHNLETIPRLYRECRPGANYQWSLDLLKKFKEQHPDIPTKSGLMMGMGENKEEIAEVLKDLRAHNVEMLTLGQYLQPSKHHFPLKRYVHPTEFDELGEIAKEIGFTHAACGPMVRSSYHADKQAAGVEVK; encoded by the coding sequence ATGAGTAACGCACGTCCACAAGCCGGAGTTAAACTTCGGGATGATGAAAAAGTTAAACATATTCCGATCACTATCATGCCTACTGAAAAGGCGGAAATGCTGCGCAAACCTGATTGGATAAAAATTCGTCTACCTCGCACCACAGATCGTATTGATCACATTAAAAAGACATTACGTAAAAACAACTTGCACTCAGTCTGCGAGGAAGCAAGCTGCCCTAACCTAGCGGAGTGTTTTAATCACGGTACTGCCACCTTTATGATTCTAGGTGATATTTGCACCCGTCGTTGTCCGTTTTGTGATGTCGCTCACGGTAAACCGTTACCGCCAAGTGCAGAAGAGCCAATTAAATTAGCTAAAACCATTGCCGAAATGCAGCTTAAATATGTGGTTATCACCTCGGTTGACCGAGATGATCTGCGTGACGGCGGTGCTCAGCATTTTGTTGATTGCATCAATGCAATTCGCGAACACAGTCCAAGCACCAAAATTGAAGTATTGGTACCTGATTTTCGTGGCCGCATGGACAAAGCTCTCGAGATATTAAAAAATGGCGTGCCAGATGTGTTTAATCACAACTTGGAAACCATTCCACGTTTGTACCGCGAATGTCGCCCTGGTGCGAATTACCAGTGGTCTCTTGATTTATTGAAAAAATTTAAAGAACAGCACCCTGATATTCCCACCAAATCAGGCTTAATGATGGGCATGGGTGAAAACAAAGAAGAAATTGCTGAAGTACTTAAAGACTTACGCGCACACAATGTTGAGATGCTTACCCTAGGTCAGTATTTACAACCTAGTAAGCATCACTTCCCGTTGAAACGTTATGTACATCCAACTGAGTTTGACGAGCTAGGTGAAATCGCTAAAGAAATCGGCTTTACTCATGCGGCTTGCGGGCCCATGGTACGTTCCAGCTACCATGCAGATAAACAAGCAGCCGGCGTTGAAGTTAAATAA
- a CDS encoding serine hydrolase produces the protein MRNTKTLLLAIFSCFSLSFFSHAASAAVIIPDAPTVSAKGFILVDYQTGKVIAEQNADIQIPPASLTKMMTSYVIGKEIANGNIKDTDMVTISENAWAKNFPDSSKMFIEVGTQISVADLNRGIIVQSGNDACVAMAEHIAGSEDAFASMMNLHAEKLGMTSTHFVNSHGLQDADHYTTPRDMATLARALITDVPNEYKVYSEKEFTYNNIKQYNRNGLLWDKSLNVDGIKTGHTSDAGYSLVSSATQGDMRLIAVVMGADSERARKVENKKLLKYGFRFYETITPYHAGESFVSHRIFMGDKETVDLGISQDTPITIPRGQSKNLEANFELDKKLEAPLAKGEVVGKLFLQLDGEDVAEYPLVTLQEVNEGGMIDRLVDFVKLQLGFDS, from the coding sequence ATGCGAAACACCAAGACACTCTTATTAGCCATATTTAGCTGCTTCTCTCTTTCCTTTTTCTCTCATGCGGCGAGTGCAGCGGTTATCATACCTGACGCACCCACCGTTTCAGCTAAGGGCTTTATTTTAGTTGATTATCAAACTGGCAAAGTGATTGCCGAACAAAACGCTGATATTCAAATTCCTCCCGCTAGTTTAACGAAGATGATGACCAGCTATGTGATTGGTAAGGAAATCGCCAACGGCAACATTAAAGACACCGACATGGTGACAATTTCTGAAAATGCATGGGCCAAAAATTTTCCTGATTCATCGAAAATGTTTATTGAAGTGGGTACACAGATTTCCGTAGCCGATTTAAATCGTGGCATTATTGTTCAATCAGGTAATGACGCTTGTGTTGCTATGGCAGAGCATATTGCAGGCAGTGAAGATGCCTTCGCCAGTATGATGAACTTGCATGCTGAAAAACTAGGCATGACATCCACTCACTTTGTAAACAGCCATGGTTTGCAAGACGCTGACCATTACACAACCCCACGAGACATGGCAACCCTAGCACGTGCACTCATTACTGACGTACCTAACGAATATAAGGTATACAGCGAGAAAGAGTTTACTTACAACAACATAAAGCAATACAACCGTAATGGTTTGTTATGGGATAAAAGTCTGAACGTGGATGGAATTAAAACAGGCCATACATCAGATGCGGGCTACAGCTTGGTCTCTTCTGCTACCCAAGGAGACATGCGTTTAATCGCTGTGGTGATGGGTGCTGACAGCGAGCGTGCGCGTAAAGTTGAAAATAAAAAGCTACTTAAATATGGTTTTAGATTCTATGAAACCATTACCCCTTATCATGCGGGTGAGAGCTTCGTGTCGCACCGTATATTTATGGGTGACAAAGAGACCGTTGATCTTGGTATTTCTCAAGATACCCCCATTACCATCCCTCGTGGACAGAGCAAAAATTTAGAAGCTAATTTCGAACTGGATAAAAAGCTAGAAGCGCCGTTGGCGAAAGGCGAAGTGGTTGGAAAATTATTTTTGCAATTAGACGGTGAAGACGTCGCCGAATATCCTTTGGTTACATTACAAGAAGTCAACGAAGGTGGCATGATTGATCGCCTAGTAGATTTCGTTAAACTACAACTTGGCTTCGATAGCTAA
- the rodA gene encoding rod shape-determining protein RodA, whose protein sequence is MSMTLRTKLDPNKRTLLNRIHCDGPLLFGLLVLMAVGLITIYSAGGQDWQLIDRQLIRLGLALGVMLFVAQIPPLAYQKLSIYFYLLGIAMLIAVIIFGHVGKGAQRWLDLGVVRFQPSEIMKLAVPMMVAWYISQFNLPPKLRHILVGFILVGVPTLLIAQQPDLGTSLLIASSGIFALFLAGMSWRFIGGIALAVSIFSPIMWNFLMKEYQKQRVLTFLNPESDPLGSGYHIIQSQIAIGSGGAEGKGWLQGTQSQLEFLPERHTDFIFAVFSEEFGFWGVVGLLAIYTFIVIRGMIIANRAQDAFSKLLAGSITLTFFVYVFVNMGMVSGILPVVGVPLPLVSYGGTSMVTLLAGFGILMAIATQKRLLSR, encoded by the coding sequence ATGAGTATGACGTTACGCACCAAGCTTGATCCAAATAAGCGCACATTGCTCAATCGCATTCACTGTGATGGTCCGCTATTGTTTGGGTTGTTAGTGTTAATGGCAGTGGGGTTGATAACGATATACTCAGCCGGCGGTCAAGATTGGCAGTTAATTGACCGCCAACTAATTCGACTCGGCCTAGCCTTAGGCGTCATGCTTTTCGTCGCGCAAATTCCTCCCCTTGCTTATCAAAAACTATCCATATATTTTTACTTACTCGGTATCGCTATGTTGATAGCAGTTATTATTTTTGGTCATGTAGGTAAAGGGGCGCAGCGCTGGTTAGATTTAGGTGTAGTGCGTTTTCAACCGTCGGAAATTATGAAGCTCGCGGTACCTATGATGGTGGCTTGGTACATCAGCCAATTCAACCTGCCCCCCAAATTGAGGCACATATTGGTCGGCTTTATTCTCGTTGGCGTTCCTACGTTACTCATAGCGCAACAACCTGACTTAGGTACCTCACTTTTAATTGCTAGCTCTGGGATATTTGCGCTGTTTTTAGCTGGCATGAGTTGGCGTTTTATCGGTGGTATCGCATTGGCAGTATCTATATTTAGTCCTATCATGTGGAATTTCCTCATGAAGGAATATCAAAAACAACGAGTATTAACGTTTTTGAATCCTGAGAGTGATCCGCTAGGCTCAGGCTACCATATCATTCAATCCCAAATTGCCATTGGTTCTGGCGGAGCCGAAGGAAAGGGTTGGTTACAAGGTACCCAATCTCAATTAGAGTTTTTGCCTGAGAGACATACTGACTTCATATTTGCCGTATTCAGTGAAGAATTTGGATTTTGGGGCGTCGTTGGTCTACTGGCAATATATACCTTTATCGTTATACGCGGAATGATCATTGCTAATCGCGCTCAAGATGCATTTAGTAAGCTTCTTGCGGGCAGTATCACCCTTACCTTCTTTGTTTATGTATTTGTTAATATGGGGATGGTATCGGGTATCTTACCGGTAGTCGGTGTGCCGCTGCCTTTGGTCAGTTACGGGGGAACATCCATGGTAACACTGCTTGCAGGCTTTGGCATTTTAATGGCTATTGCCACACAAAAACGGTTATTGTCTCGTTAA
- a CDS encoding Fis family transcriptional regulator, translated as MQKTVKKLDNNVIKALTIVCEQAKQAVPGFEWITHTASYDRFPGSLAVICVFDTQASIEQAQAQQLDVYLRRQIQGQLLKVGIKLKDARHHVRYDSEQACEAQNNGNWQQRLKLH; from the coding sequence ATGCAAAAAACGGTTAAGAAGCTAGATAACAATGTGATTAAAGCGCTGACAATCGTTTGTGAGCAAGCCAAACAGGCAGTGCCTGGCTTTGAGTGGATCACACATACAGCCAGCTACGATCGTTTTCCGGGCAGCTTAGCGGTTATTTGCGTGTTTGATACTCAAGCATCAATAGAGCAAGCCCAAGCGCAACAACTCGATGTGTACTTGCGTCGCCAGATCCAAGGTCAGCTACTCAAAGTTGGGATCAAGCTAAAAGATGCCCGACATCACGTACGTTATGACAGCGAGCAAGCCTGTGAAGCACAGAATAACGGTAATTGGCAGCAGCGTTTAAAACTACATTAA
- the lipB gene encoding lipoyl(octanoyl) transferase LipB, with translation MNDTTPVIIRQLGRQPYQPIWQAMQDFTDNRDANSQDEIWLVEHDPVFTQGQAGKEEHLLAPGDIPVVKVDRGGQVTYHGPGQQMMYVLLNLKRHNLGVRTLVSALENCIVETLKEYAIDAYPRADAPGVYVDSKKVCSIGLRIRRGCSFHGLALNVNMDLAPFERINPCGYAGLEMVDCTQLGGPDALSVAGPAIADKLCSLLGIASVENKEGFDE, from the coding sequence TTGAACGACACCACCCCCGTTATTATTCGCCAGCTCGGCCGGCAACCATACCAGCCGATTTGGCAAGCCATGCAAGACTTTACTGACAATCGAGACGCTAACAGCCAAGACGAAATATGGTTAGTGGAACACGACCCTGTGTTTACCCAAGGCCAAGCGGGCAAAGAAGAACATCTACTCGCACCTGGTGATATTCCGGTGGTAAAAGTGGACCGTGGCGGGCAAGTCACCTATCACGGGCCTGGTCAGCAAATGATGTATGTTTTGCTAAACTTAAAGCGTCACAATTTGGGTGTACGTACCTTGGTTAGCGCTTTGGAAAACTGCATTGTTGAGACCCTAAAAGAGTACGCGATTGATGCCTATCCAAGAGCAGATGCGCCAGGGGTATATGTAGATAGCAAAAAAGTATGTTCTATCGGCTTACGCATTCGCCGCGGTTGTTCATTTCATGGGCTCGCTTTGAACGTGAATATGGACTTAGCGCCCTTTGAGCGAATTAATCCTTGTGGTTATGCTGGCCTAGAAATGGTAGATTGCACCCAATTAGGCGGACCAGACGCATTATCTGTTGCTGGCCCAGCCATCGCCGACAAATTATGTTCATTGCTTGGTATTGCAAGCGTCGAAAACAAAGAAGGTTTTGATGAGTAA
- the mltB gene encoding lytic murein transglycosylase B: MAILTSFKPSFRLILSALLAISFTLIATVSVAVTDKEAAFIENMVNEYTFNRETARQVLDQAERDQAVIDAIKRPWEAKPWHQYYPIFLTEKRLEKGLAFYQAHRAPLTRAEEKYGVPAEMIVAILGIESFYGTYKGTYSALNALYTLGFHYPPRASFFQKELAQLLMLANEEQFDISALKSSYAGALGWGQFIPSSYRHYAVDFDNDGVRDLLNNPVDAIGSIANYFKRNGWQRGDAIAFPVNATSKQAKPWLRKSLKYRETFDQLQQAGINLNVETALDYAIDTPDTLWQNIGQKSSVKLLDFAQPHGKDYWLGLKNFYVITRYNHSKLYAMVAFQFSRQLAMGIQTIDKKAEENAN; the protein is encoded by the coding sequence GTGGCTATTCTAACGTCTTTTAAACCCAGTTTTCGCCTTATTTTGAGTGCTTTACTTGCCATTTCATTTACACTGATTGCCACTGTCTCTGTGGCTGTCACCGACAAAGAAGCAGCATTCATTGAAAACATGGTCAATGAATACACGTTCAATCGCGAGACAGCGCGACAGGTCTTAGACCAAGCGGAAAGAGACCAAGCGGTCATCGATGCCATTAAACGCCCATGGGAAGCAAAGCCTTGGCATCAATATTACCCCATATTTCTCACTGAAAAGCGTTTAGAAAAAGGCCTGGCATTCTATCAAGCCCACCGCGCCCCCCTTACAAGGGCCGAGGAAAAATATGGTGTGCCCGCAGAAATGATCGTGGCAATACTCGGTATTGAGTCATTTTACGGTACATATAAGGGTACATATTCAGCTTTGAATGCGCTTTATACGTTAGGTTTTCATTACCCACCACGGGCATCATTCTTTCAAAAAGAACTTGCTCAGTTGTTAATGTTGGCTAATGAAGAGCAATTTGATATCTCAGCGTTAAAAAGTTCTTATGCTGGGGCCCTGGGCTGGGGACAGTTCATCCCGTCGAGCTATCGCCACTATGCCGTGGACTTTGACAATGACGGCGTGCGAGACCTATTGAATAACCCAGTGGATGCCATTGGCAGTATCGCCAATTACTTTAAACGCAATGGCTGGCAACGAGGTGACGCGATAGCTTTTCCGGTAAATGCCACAAGTAAGCAAGCTAAACCTTGGCTAAGAAAGTCACTTAAGTACCGTGAAACCTTTGACCAATTGCAACAAGCCGGTATTAATCTTAACGTTGAAACCGCCCTAGATTATGCTATCGATACCCCCGATACACTGTGGCAGAACATAGGGCAAAAAAGCAGCGTAAAATTACTCGATTTCGCCCAGCCTCATGGTAAAGACTATTGGCTTGGCTTAAAAAACTTCTATGTGATTACCCGCTATAACCACAGTAAGTTGTACGCTATGGTGGCATTTCAGTTTAGTCGCCAGTTAGCCATGGGCATTCAAACTATTGATAAAAAAGCAGAAGAAAATGCTAATTAA
- a CDS encoding pyrimidine/purine nucleoside phosphorylase, with the protein MFNVNEYFEGNVKSIAFDTAVGNSTLGVMAPGEYEFATSKHETMSVVSGAMTVLLPGETEWKTFPAGQVFTVDANVKFKAQVSVNTAYLCDYV; encoded by the coding sequence ATGTTTAACGTAAATGAATATTTTGAAGGTAACGTAAAATCTATCGCTTTTGATACAGCGGTGGGCAATTCTACTTTAGGTGTAATGGCTCCAGGTGAGTATGAATTTGCAACATCAAAACACGAAACCATGAGCGTGGTGAGCGGCGCGATGACGGTTTTATTGCCTGGTGAAACCGAATGGAAAACATTCCCTGCCGGCCAAGTGTTTACAGTAGATGCAAACGTAAAATTTAAAGCGCAAGTATCTGTTAATACTGCATACCTTTGCGACTACGTTTAG